The following coding sequences are from one Comamonas koreensis window:
- a CDS encoding amino acid ABC transporter substrate-binding protein codes for MKKHLLAFAVAAVAAGSAFAQAGDTLAKIKSSGSITLGVRESSGLGYTLGNGKYVGFHTEMAEHIVSDLQKQLGLAKLDIKYQPVTSQNRVPLVQNGTVDLECGSTTNNQSRQKDAAFAFTTYVEEVRIAVKANSGITGIKDLNGKTIVTTTGTTSVQTLRKNKRADGLTFKEVMGKDHADSFLMLESGRADAFIMDGSILAANISKSKAPADYKVVGEVLSVEPIACMLRKDDTAFKKAVDDSIVRQIKDGSLEKLYDKWFMQPIPPNNVKVGLPLSAATKDAWANPNDKPMEAYEVK; via the coding sequence ATGAAGAAACATTTGCTGGCTTTTGCGGTCGCAGCGGTTGCTGCAGGTAGCGCGTTTGCGCAAGCGGGCGATACGCTGGCCAAGATCAAGTCGTCTGGCAGCATCACCCTGGGTGTGCGCGAGTCTTCGGGCCTGGGCTACACGCTGGGTAACGGCAAGTATGTTGGCTTCCACACCGAGATGGCTGAGCACATCGTAAGCGACCTGCAAAAGCAGCTGGGCCTGGCCAAGCTGGACATCAAGTACCAGCCCGTGACCTCGCAAAACCGCGTGCCGCTGGTGCAAAACGGTACCGTGGATCTGGAGTGCGGCTCCACCACCAATAACCAGTCGCGCCAAAAGGATGCTGCGTTCGCCTTCACCACCTACGTGGAAGAAGTGCGCATCGCTGTGAAGGCCAACTCCGGCATCACCGGCATCAAGGACCTCAACGGCAAGACCATCGTGACCACGACCGGTACCACGTCGGTGCAGACCCTGCGCAAGAACAAGCGCGCTGATGGCCTGACCTTCAAGGAAGTCATGGGCAAGGACCACGCGGACAGCTTCCTGATGCTGGAGTCTGGCCGCGCCGATGCCTTCATCATGGACGGCTCCATCCTGGCCGCCAACATCTCCAAGTCCAAGGCACCTGCTGACTACAAGGTCGTCGGCGAAGTGCTGTCGGTCGAGCCGATCGCCTGCATGCTGCGCAAGGACGACACCGCCTTCAAGAAGGCTGTGGACGACTCCATCGTGCGGCAGATCAAGGACGGCTCGCTCGAGAAGCTGTACGACAAGTGGTTCATGCAACCTATCCCTCCTAACAACGTGAAGGTGGGCCTGCCGCTGTCGGCTGCAACCAAGGATGCTTGGGCCAACCCGAACGACAAGCCCATGGAAGCCTACGAAGTCAAGTAA
- a CDS encoding amino acid ABC transporter permease, giving the protein MNWDWQVFCEDTIERQVVQGCFGKNGDVTYLDWLLSAWGWTISVSLCALVIALVVGSIIGTLRTLPDRPWTVRLGNAWVELFRNIPLLVQIFLWYHVVPAIFPALKQVPGFLLVVLALGFFTSARIAEQLRAGILALPRGQRYAGMALGFTTFQYYRYVLLPMAYRIIIPPLTSESMNIFKNSSVAFAVSVAELTLFAMQAQEETSRGIEVYLAVTALYMISAFVINRIMAFIEKKSRIPGFIAAGGSGGH; this is encoded by the coding sequence ATGAATTGGGATTGGCAAGTATTTTGTGAAGACACGATTGAGCGCCAGGTCGTGCAGGGCTGTTTCGGTAAAAACGGCGATGTCACGTATCTGGACTGGTTGTTGTCTGCGTGGGGATGGACTATCTCCGTTTCCTTGTGTGCGCTGGTGATCGCGCTGGTGGTGGGCTCCATCATCGGTACCTTGCGTACCCTGCCTGACCGGCCCTGGACGGTGCGTCTGGGCAATGCCTGGGTGGAGTTGTTCCGAAACATCCCCCTGCTGGTGCAAATTTTCCTGTGGTACCACGTCGTGCCCGCCATCTTCCCCGCACTCAAGCAAGTGCCTGGGTTCCTGCTGGTGGTGCTGGCGCTGGGCTTTTTCACCTCGGCGCGTATTGCCGAGCAGCTGCGTGCCGGTATCCTGGCGCTGCCCCGTGGCCAGCGTTATGCGGGTATGGCGCTGGGTTTCACGACCTTCCAGTACTACCGCTATGTGCTGCTGCCCATGGCCTACCGCATCATCATTCCGCCGCTCACCAGCGAGTCGATGAACATCTTCAAGAACTCGTCCGTGGCCTTTGCCGTGTCGGTGGCCGAGCTGACCTTGTTCGCGATGCAGGCGCAAGAGGAAACCTCTCGCGGCATCGAGGTCTACCTGGCGGTGACCGCGCTGTACATGATCTCGGCATTCGTGATCAACCGCATCATGGCCTTCATTGAAAAGAAGAGCCGTATCCCGGGCTTCATTGCCGCTGGCGGCTCCGGAGGTCACTGA
- a CDS encoding amino acid ABC transporter permease, protein MNLNLDFSFYNWDLIQNFIIKGLMFSVMLTIVATLGGIFFGTLLALMRLSGKKILVVPATIYVNGMRSVPLVMVILWFFLLVPLLIGKPIGAEMSAVITFVAFEAAYFSEIMRAGIQSIPRGQVYAGQAVGMTYGQNMRLVVLPQAFRNMLPVLLTQTIILFQDTSLVYAIGAYDMLKGFEVAGKNFGRPVEAYLAAAVLYFIICFTLSWFVKRLHKKIAIIR, encoded by the coding sequence ATGAATTTGAATCTTGATTTTTCGTTCTACAACTGGGACCTGATCCAGAACTTCATCATCAAGGGTCTGATGTTCAGCGTGATGCTGACCATCGTGGCCACCCTGGGTGGTATCTTCTTTGGCACCTTGCTGGCGCTGATGCGCCTGTCGGGCAAGAAGATCCTCGTGGTGCCGGCCACCATCTATGTCAACGGCATGCGTTCGGTGCCGCTGGTGATGGTGATTCTGTGGTTCTTCCTGCTGGTGCCTTTGCTGATCGGCAAGCCCATCGGGGCGGAGATGTCAGCGGTTATCACCTTCGTGGCGTTCGAGGCCGCGTACTTCTCCGAGATCATGCGCGCCGGTATCCAGTCCATTCCGCGTGGCCAGGTGTATGCCGGTCAGGCCGTGGGCATGACCTATGGCCAGAACATGCGTCTGGTGGTGCTGCCCCAGGCTTTCCGCAACATGCTGCCGGTGCTGCTGACGCAGACCATCATCTTGTTCCAGGATACGTCGCTGGTCTATGCCATTGGCGCCTACGACATGCTCAAGGGCTTTGAGGTGGCAGGCAAGAATTTCGGCCGTCCGGTCGAGGCCTATCTGGCCGCTGCTGTGCTGTACTTCATCATCTGCTTTACGCTGTCGTGGTTCGTCAAGCGTTTGCACAAGAAGATCGCCATCATTCGCTGA
- a CDS encoding amino acid ABC transporter ATP-binding protein codes for MIEMKNVSKWYGSFQVLNDCSTSISKGEVVVVCGPSGSGKSTLIKTINALEPIQKGEIWVNGTAIHDPKTDLPKLRSTVGMVFQHFELFPHLSVTENLTIAQIKVLGRSADDAKARGLKMLDRVGLMAHKDKFPGQLSGGQQQRVAIARALSMDPSVMLFDEPTSALDPEMVGEVLDVMIGLAHEGMTMMCVTHEMGFAKKVASRVIFMDVGGKILEDCSKEDFFGNPDARQPRTKDFLGKILQH; via the coding sequence ATGATTGAAATGAAGAATGTCTCCAAGTGGTATGGCAGCTTCCAGGTGCTCAACGACTGCTCCACCAGCATCTCCAAAGGCGAAGTGGTGGTGGTCTGCGGTCCTTCGGGCTCGGGCAAGTCGACCTTGATCAAGACGATCAATGCGCTCGAACCCATCCAGAAGGGCGAGATCTGGGTCAACGGCACGGCCATCCACGATCCCAAGACCGACCTGCCCAAGCTGCGCAGCACCGTGGGCATGGTGTTCCAGCATTTCGAGCTGTTCCCCCACCTGTCGGTGACCGAGAACCTGACGATCGCGCAGATCAAGGTGCTGGGCCGCAGCGCCGACGATGCCAAGGCCCGGGGCCTGAAGATGCTCGACCGCGTGGGCCTGATGGCGCACAAGGACAAGTTCCCCGGCCAGCTCTCGGGCGGCCAGCAGCAGCGCGTGGCCATTGCCCGTGCGCTGTCGATGGACCCTTCGGTGATGCTGTTTGACGAGCCCACCTCGGCACTGGACCCTGAAATGGTTGGCGAAGTGCTGGACGTGATGATCGGCCTGGCCCACGAAGGCATGACCATGATGTGCGTGACGCACGAAATGGGCTTTGCCAAGAAGGTGGCCAGCCGCGTGATCTTCATGGACGTGGGCGGAAAGATCCTGGAGGACTGCTCCAAGGAAGACTTCTTCGGCAACCCCGATGCGCGCCAGCCCCGCACCAAGGACTTCCTGGGCAAGATCCTGCAGCACTGA
- a CDS encoding amino acid ABC transporter substrate-binding protein, with translation MWLNHIFRGAVLLCLASSSLAQTPLPDSWDKIREAQRITVGYRPDGLPFAYEMGETKKPVGYAIDICQALIAKLQQSMGLAKLDIQYRAINGQTRFTDLSSGAIDVDCSNTTNTKDRRESKHVSFSLPYYIAGVRMLVKSDSGINEVDDLSGKRVITTKGTTSLQVLERRVAINGLKIQHSECLTHDACFKAVQAGTADVWLMDDILLAAHRAQSDKPEQVKLIGKLMSIEPLSLMMRDTDVRMKKVFDAEMRVLSQNYEITRLYKKWFESPLPGKSFALNVPMSYLLTDMLRFPSDKFDN, from the coding sequence ATGTGGCTAAACCATATTTTTCGCGGCGCTGTGCTGCTGTGCCTTGCCAGCAGCAGCCTGGCTCAGACCCCTTTGCCCGACAGCTGGGACAAGATCCGGGAGGCACAGCGCATCACCGTGGGCTACCGCCCCGACGGCCTGCCTTTTGCCTACGAGATGGGCGAGACCAAGAAACCAGTGGGCTACGCCATCGACATCTGCCAGGCGCTGATTGCCAAGCTCCAGCAGAGCATGGGCCTGGCCAAGCTCGATATCCAGTACCGCGCCATCAATGGCCAGACCCGCTTTACCGACCTGTCCAGCGGCGCCATTGATGTCGATTGCAGCAACACCACCAACACCAAGGACCGGCGCGAGAGCAAGCATGTGTCCTTCAGCCTGCCCTATTACATCGCTGGCGTGCGCATGCTGGTCAAGTCTGACAGCGGCATCAACGAAGTCGATGACCTCTCGGGCAAGCGCGTGATCACCACCAAGGGCACCACGTCGCTGCAGGTGCTCGAGCGCCGCGTGGCCATCAATGGCCTCAAGATCCAGCACAGCGAGTGCCTCACCCATGACGCCTGCTTCAAGGCCGTGCAAGCGGGCACGGCCGATGTCTGGCTGATGGACGACATCCTGCTGGCGGCCCACCGCGCGCAGTCAGACAAGCCCGAGCAGGTCAAGCTGATTGGCAAGCTGATGTCGATCGAGCCGCTGTCGCTGATGATGCGCGACACCGACGTGCGCATGAAGAAGGTGTTCGACGCCGAGATGCGCGTGCTGTCGCAGAACTACGAAATCACGCGCCTGTACAAGAAGTGGTTCGAGTCGCCGCTGCCGGGCAAGAGCTTTGCACTGAACGTGCCGATGTCCTACCTGCTCACCGACATGCTGCGCTTCCCCAGCGACAAGTTCGACAACTGA
- the pyrC gene encoding dihydroorotase, translating into MSTAPSSISIIRPDDWHIHLRDDAALATTVAHAARQFARAIVMPNLKPPVTTAELAQAYKARIVAAIPQGLKFEPLMTLYLTDKLAPEEIVRAKAAGVVACKLYPAGATTNSDHGVTDIRKIYPTLEAMQREGMLLLVHGEVTGSDVDLFDREAAFIDQHMVPLRRDFPELKIVFEHITTREAAQYVTESDCFVGATITPQHLLFNRNAIFTGGIRPHYYCLPVLKREEHRLALVQAATSGNPKFFLGTDSAPHAAQLKEHATGCAGCYSAHAAIEMYAEAFDKVGALDKLEGFASLHGADFYNLPRNTDRITLVRESWTPPESYPFGQADLKPLRSGEALPWKLAD; encoded by the coding sequence ATGAGCACCGCACCCTCTTCCATCAGCATCATCCGACCCGACGACTGGCACATCCATCTGCGCGATGACGCCGCCTTAGCCACCACCGTGGCCCATGCCGCGCGGCAATTTGCCCGTGCCATCGTCATGCCCAACCTCAAGCCCCCGGTCACGACCGCCGAGCTGGCCCAGGCCTACAAGGCGCGCATTGTGGCGGCCATCCCCCAGGGCCTGAAGTTCGAGCCGCTGATGACCCTGTACCTGACGGACAAACTCGCCCCCGAGGAGATCGTGCGCGCCAAGGCTGCCGGCGTTGTGGCCTGCAAGCTCTACCCCGCTGGTGCCACCACCAACAGCGACCATGGCGTGACCGATATCCGCAAGATCTACCCGACCCTGGAGGCGATGCAGCGCGAAGGCATGCTGCTCTTGGTGCACGGTGAGGTGACCGGCAGCGATGTGGACCTGTTCGACCGCGAGGCGGCCTTTATCGACCAGCACATGGTGCCGCTGCGCCGCGATTTCCCCGAGCTGAAAATCGTGTTCGAGCACATCACCACGCGCGAAGCGGCCCAGTATGTGACCGAGAGCGACTGCTTTGTCGGCGCCACCATCACGCCCCAGCATCTGCTGTTCAACCGCAACGCGATCTTTACGGGTGGCATTCGACCGCACTACTACTGCCTGCCCGTGCTCAAGCGCGAGGAGCACCGCCTGGCGCTGGTGCAGGCGGCCACCAGTGGCAACCCCAAGTTCTTCCTGGGCACCGACAGCGCGCCGCATGCCGCCCAGCTCAAGGAACACGCCACCGGCTGCGCCGGCTGCTACAGCGCCCATGCCGCTATCGAGATGTATGCCGAGGCCTTTGACAAGGTCGGGGCGCTGGACAAGCTCGAAGGCTTTGCCAGCCTGCATGGCGCGGATTTCTACAACCTGCCGCGCAATACCGACCGCATCACGCTGGTGCGCGAGTCCTGGACCCCGCCCGAGTCCTACCCCTTTGGCCAGGCGGATTTGAAGCCGCTGCGCTCGGGTGAAGCGCTGCCCTGGAAGCTGGCAGACTGA
- a CDS encoding DUF3025 domain-containing protein has protein sequence MDNREATAQDRPAPGWSSLDWQAPWLQPYRALGLQIRALDGQGLAMPDLLNRLGDCGRRFVPQSALPASEAYESFIARSGCVPTREHMHDGLNGLVWQRFARTKARLNALQAQAIAQAGGVGASRGPLRDALTLFDENGAVLLAPAALWQALQQRQWQRLFVELRPLWQQAQLLVIGHALLEKLISPRKPITAHVFCPPQPWPMVDNIDAVIADSLDAAHLAGKPFAPLPVLGVPGWCQENQHVSFYDDPDVFRSARRPQIS, from the coding sequence GTGGATAACCGCGAGGCCACTGCACAGGATCGGCCCGCGCCGGGCTGGTCCTCGCTGGACTGGCAGGCGCCCTGGCTGCAGCCCTACCGGGCGCTGGGCCTGCAGATCCGCGCGCTGGATGGTCAGGGCCTGGCCATGCCCGATCTGCTCAACCGCCTGGGCGATTGCGGCCGGCGCTTTGTGCCGCAGTCGGCGCTGCCTGCGAGCGAGGCCTATGAAAGCTTTATCGCCCGCAGCGGCTGCGTGCCCACCCGCGAACACATGCATGACGGGCTCAACGGCCTGGTCTGGCAGCGCTTTGCGCGCACCAAGGCACGGCTCAATGCCTTGCAGGCCCAGGCCATTGCGCAAGCGGGCGGCGTCGGGGCCAGCCGGGGACCCTTGCGTGATGCCTTGACCTTGTTCGATGAAAACGGCGCTGTGCTGCTGGCGCCCGCAGCGCTGTGGCAGGCGCTGCAGCAGCGCCAATGGCAGCGGCTCTTTGTCGAGCTGCGGCCACTGTGGCAGCAGGCGCAGCTCCTCGTCATCGGCCATGCGCTGCTGGAAAAGCTCATCAGCCCCAGAAAACCAATCACCGCGCATGTTTTTTGCCCCCCGCAGCCTTGGCCGATGGTGGACAATATCGACGCGGTCATCGCCGATTCTCTGGACGCTGCGCACCTGGCGGGCAAGCCCTTCGCGCCCTTGCCGGTGCTGGGCGTTCCGGGATGGTGCCAGGAAAACCAGCATGTTTCCTTCTACGATGACCCAGACGTATTTCGCTCGGCCCGACGGCCACAAATATCATAA
- the htpX gene encoding protease HtpX — MKRMFLFLATNIAVVVVLGIVASLLGVNRYLTANGLNLGALLGFAFIMGFGGAIISLLMSKPIAKMSMGVKIINQPQSADEAWIVETVRRFSDQAGIQMPEVGIYEGEANAFATGAFKNSALVAVSTGLLQGMTREEVEAVIGHEVAHVANGDMVTMALIQGVMNTFVVFLSRVIGYAVDSFLRRNDEQSSGPGIGYMITTIVLDIVFGFLAAIIVAWFSRQREFRADAGAARLMGRKQPMINALHRLGGMHPGTLPQSMQAMGITGGLGKLFSSHPPIEERVAALQNNPVQ, encoded by the coding sequence ATGAAACGAATGTTCCTTTTTCTGGCGACCAACATCGCCGTGGTTGTGGTGCTGGGCATTGTTGCCAGCCTGCTCGGTGTCAACCGCTACCTGACTGCCAATGGCCTGAACCTCGGGGCGCTGCTCGGCTTTGCCTTCATCATGGGTTTTGGCGGCGCCATCATCTCCTTGCTGATGAGCAAGCCCATCGCCAAGATGAGCATGGGCGTCAAGATCATCAACCAGCCCCAAAGCGCTGACGAGGCCTGGATTGTCGAGACCGTGCGTCGCTTCTCCGACCAGGCCGGCATCCAGATGCCCGAGGTCGGTATCTATGAGGGCGAGGCCAACGCGTTTGCGACCGGCGCTTTCAAGAACTCGGCCCTGGTGGCCGTCTCGACCGGGCTGCTGCAAGGCATGACCCGTGAAGAGGTCGAGGCCGTCATCGGCCACGAGGTGGCCCACGTGGCCAATGGTGACATGGTCACCATGGCGCTGATCCAGGGCGTGATGAACACCTTTGTGGTCTTCCTCTCGCGCGTCATCGGCTATGCGGTCGATTCCTTTCTGCGCCGCAATGACGAGCAAAGCTCGGGCCCTGGCATTGGCTACATGATCACCACCATCGTGCTCGATATCGTCTTTGGCTTCCTGGCCGCCATCATCGTGGCCTGGTTCTCGCGCCAGCGCGAGTTCCGCGCCGATGCCGGTGCCGCCCGCCTGATGGGCCGTAAGCAGCCGATGATCAATGCGCTGCACCGCCTCGGTGGCATGCACCCTGGCACCTTGCCGCAAAGCATGCAGGCCATGGGCATCACCGGCGGCCTGGGCAAGCTGTTCAGCTCGCACCCACCGATCGAAGAGCGTGTGGCCGCGCTGCAAAACAACCCGGTGCAATAA
- a CDS encoding NAD(P)/FAD-dependent oxidoreductase: MIRIAELKLPLSAVPYHPDNHTEYAPQEALTQLAAQRLGLQPAAIAQLQVHKRSFDARKSELLAVYIVDVALADPAQEAALLAHFAADSHVNPTPDMSWHPVGQAPADMQDRPVVVGFGPCGIFAALVLAQMGFKPIVLERGKTVRQRTKDTWGLWRKRRLTPESNVQFGEGGAGTFSDGKLYSQIKDPRHLGRKVMQEFVTYGAPPEILFTAHPHIGTFKLVKVVEGIREEIVRLGGEIRFEQKVTDVLVEGDDRQLVGLQVLDQVSGDSYTLPARHAVMALGHSSRDTFAMFYERGVAMEAKPFSVGFRIEHPQSVIDRARWGKDAGHPLLGAADYKLVHHAKNGRAVYSFCMCPGGTVVAATSEPERVVTNGMSQYSRAERNANAGMVCAISPEDYPQDAESFAWAFGGKTYGVETQAPGAFHPLSGIVLQRQLESKAYLLGGQNYSAPGQLVGDFVAGTPSTTFGTVEPSYKPGITLGDLHQALPAYAIEAMREALPAFGKKIRGYDMRDAILTGVETRTSSPVKIGRGADFQSDNTRGLYPAGEGASYAGGILSAGVDGIKVGEAVACAILGLAVPSSGSRGSGGAL, from the coding sequence ATGATCCGGATCGCAGAACTCAAACTCCCCCTCTCGGCGGTGCCTTACCACCCCGACAACCACACCGAATACGCGCCCCAAGAGGCGCTCACCCAGCTCGCAGCGCAGCGCCTGGGCCTGCAGCCCGCAGCCATTGCCCAGCTGCAGGTGCACAAGCGCAGCTTCGATGCGCGCAAGTCCGAACTGCTGGCCGTCTACATCGTCGATGTGGCCTTGGCAGATCCCGCGCAGGAAGCGGCCTTGCTCGCGCACTTCGCGGCAGACTCGCATGTGAACCCAACGCCCGACATGTCCTGGCACCCGGTGGGCCAGGCGCCTGCCGATATGCAGGATCGCCCGGTGGTGGTGGGCTTTGGGCCCTGCGGCATTTTTGCAGCGCTGGTGCTGGCGCAGATGGGCTTCAAGCCCATCGTGCTGGAGCGCGGCAAGACCGTGCGCCAGCGCACCAAGGACACCTGGGGCCTGTGGCGCAAGCGCCGCTTGACGCCCGAATCGAATGTGCAGTTTGGTGAAGGGGGCGCCGGCACCTTCTCGGACGGCAAGCTCTACAGCCAGATCAAGGACCCGCGCCACCTGGGCCGCAAGGTGATGCAGGAGTTCGTCACCTACGGCGCGCCGCCGGAGATCCTGTTCACCGCCCACCCGCACATCGGCACCTTCAAGCTGGTCAAGGTGGTCGAGGGCATCCGCGAGGAGATCGTGCGCCTGGGCGGTGAGATCCGCTTTGAGCAAAAGGTCACTGATGTGCTGGTCGAAGGCGATGACCGCCAGCTGGTAGGCCTGCAGGTGCTGGATCAGGTTAGTGGCGATAGCTACACCCTGCCAGCGCGCCACGCGGTGATGGCACTGGGCCACAGCTCGCGCGACACCTTTGCGATGTTCTACGAGCGCGGTGTGGCGATGGAGGCCAAGCCCTTCTCGGTGGGCTTTCGCATCGAGCACCCGCAAAGCGTCATCGACCGCGCCCGCTGGGGCAAGGATGCCGGCCACCCGCTCTTGGGCGCGGCCGACTACAAGCTGGTGCACCACGCCAAGAATGGCCGCGCCGTCTACAGCTTTTGCATGTGCCCGGGTGGCACCGTGGTGGCCGCCACCAGCGAGCCCGAGCGCGTCGTGACCAATGGCATGAGCCAGTACTCGCGCGCCGAGCGCAATGCCAATGCTGGCATGGTCTGCGCGATCAGCCCCGAAGACTACCCGCAGGACGCCGAAAGCTTTGCCTGGGCCTTTGGCGGCAAGACCTATGGCGTGGAGACGCAGGCGCCGGGCGCCTTCCATCCGCTCTCGGGCATCGTGCTGCAGCGCCAGCTGGAGTCCAAAGCCTATCTGCTGGGCGGCCAGAACTACAGCGCGCCCGGCCAGCTGGTGGGCGATTTTGTCGCAGGCACGCCGTCCACTACCTTTGGCACCGTAGAGCCCTCGTACAAACCCGGCATCACGCTGGGCGACCTGCACCAGGCCCTGCCGGCCTACGCAATTGAGGCGATGCGCGAGGCCCTGCCCGCCTTTGGCAAGAAGATCCGCGGCTATGACATGCGCGATGCCATCCTGACGGGGGTCGAGACCCGCACCTCGTCCCCAGTCAAGATTGGCCGGGGTGCCGATTTTCAGAGCGACAACACGCGCGGCCTGTACCCGGCTGGGGAAGGCGCCAGCTACGCGGGCGGCATTCTGTCAGCGGGGGTTGATGGCATCAAGGTGGGTGAGGCGGTGGCCTGCGCCATTTTGGGGCTGGCCGTGCCGTCGTCGGGCTCGCGCGGCTCGGGCGGCGCACTGTAG